TAGTCACTGCCACATAAGGAGCCTTCGTTTCTGCAACCTTAGTGGCCTCTATTACATCCCGCACTGCCTTGCGGACAGTCTGCGGTGTAATTCCGTGTTTTTTATTAAAGGCAATCTGTTTCTTACGCCTGCGCTCTGTCTCTCTAATAGCCTTAGACATAGAATCGGTTACTTTATCGGCATACATAATTACTTTTCCCTCAGCATTACGGGCGGCCCGGCCAATGGTCTGAATCAGCGAGCGCTCAGAACGCAGGTAGCCCTCTTTATCGGCATCTAAAATAGCCACCAGGCTCACCTCGGGTAAATCCAGGCCCTCCCGCAGCAGGTTAATCCCCACCAGCACATCAAAAACACCCAGGCGCAGGTCCCGCAGGATTTCCATCCGCTCAATGGTTTTAATATCAGAATGCAGGTAGCGTACCTTTATACCCGTTTCTTTAAAGTAATCAGTTAAATCCTCAGCCATTTTCTTAGTGAGAGTAGTAACCAGCACCCGCTCATCCCGCTCCAGGCGGAGGTGAATTTCACCCAGCAGGTCGTCAATCTGCCCGCGGGTAGGACGAATAATAATCTCCGGATCTACCAGCCCGGTAGGCCGGATAACCTGCTCCACCACCTGGTCCCGGCGCTTTAGCTCATACGGCCCGGGAGTTGCAGAGACATATATAACCTGATTTAATCTGCTCTCAAATTCGTCAAACTTAAGCGGACGGTTATCCAGGGCCGAAGGCAGGCGAAAACCGTGCTCAATTAAAGAACTCTTCCGGGATCTGTCCCCCTCATACATACCGCCGACCTGTGGTACTGCCACGTGGGATTCATCAATAAACATAATAAAGTCCCTCGGAAAGTAATCCAACAGGGTATAGGGAGGCTGGCCCGGGGCCCGCCCGGTTAAATGCCGGGAATAGTTTTCAATACCCTGGCAGAAGCCCATCTCCCTCATTAACTCAATATCATAATTAGTGCGCTGCTCCAAACGCTGGGCCTCCAGGAGCTTATCCTGTGCCCTTAGCTCGGCCAATCTTTCTTCCAGCTCGGCCTCGATAGAGAGAATAGCCCGCTCCATTTTTTCCTGGGAGGTGGCATAGTGACTGGCCGGAAAAACTGAAACATGCCGGCGCTCCCCGGTTATCTCACCGGTAAGCACATCAAATTCCACCAGCCGGTCCACCTCATCCCCAAAAAGCTCCACCCGGATGGCCCGCTCAGTGGCA
The Desulfolucanica intricata genome window above contains:
- the uvrB gene encoding excinuclease ABC subunit UvrB, with the translated sequence MKFKLKSDFEPRGDQPRAISELVRGLDKGYKNQILLGVTGSGKTYTMAKVIEAVQRPALVLAPNKTLAAQLCSEFKEFFPENAVEYFVSYYDYYQPEAYIPQTDTYIEKDSSINDEIDKLRHSATCALFERRDVIIVASVSCIYGLGDPEEYSTLVLSLRQGGTYDRDAILRKLVDIQYERNDINFTRGTFRVRGDIIEIFPVAATERAIRVELFGDEVDRLVEFDVLTGEITGERRHVSVFPASHYATSQEKMERAILSIEAELEERLAELRAQDKLLEAQRLEQRTNYDIELMREMGFCQGIENYSRHLTGRAPGQPPYTLLDYFPRDFIMFIDESHVAVPQVGGMYEGDRSRKSSLIEHGFRLPSALDNRPLKFDEFESRLNQVIYVSATPGPYELKRRDQVVEQVIRPTGLVDPEIIIRPTRGQIDDLLGEIHLRLERDERVLVTTLTKKMAEDLTDYFKETGIKVRYLHSDIKTIERMEILRDLRLGVFDVLVGINLLREGLDLPEVSLVAILDADKEGYLRSERSLIQTIGRAARNAEGKVIMYADKVTDSMSKAIRETERRRKKQIAFNKKHGITPQTVRKAVRDVIEATKVAETKAPYVAVTKVEKMSKKDLKHMIAGLEKEMKEAARQLEFERAAQLRDAIIELRLKLRGAKNIKPAVPDEVVY